A DNA window from Brassica napus cultivar Da-Ae chromosome C1, Da-Ae, whole genome shotgun sequence contains the following coding sequences:
- the LOC106382272 gene encoding receptor-like protein 35 — protein MKGYWNLTSTISLTLSILFLFGYSYEDVSAVPTTHLCRPDQRDALLQFKNEFEVLNSSFAYDCYLDDYIVKRHPKTESWRNNSDCCTWEGITCNVKSGEVIELDLSCSYLGGRFHSNSSLQNLHSLTTLDLSSNRFSGQIMSSIRNLSHITSLDLSENVFSEFILSSIVDLSYLTYLDLSWNFLSGQIPSSIGNLSHLTSLDLSGNNIVGEIPSSFGNLNHLTSLDVAVNRLNGSFPIALLNLTKLSSLELYYNQFTGTIPHNITSLSKLTTFYASNNAFTGTLPSSLFTIPSIDYVNLSDNQLNGNLELGNISSPPKLRVLVVGNNKLRGLIPGTISKFTNLVRLDLSRYTTQGQVDFSIFSHLKWLKLLDLSDLNATTTIDMNDFLSYFKRLGVLDLSGNHVSATNKSPISDPSSLYQLYLSGCGITELPEFVRLQNMEKLDISNNKIKGQVPGWLWKIPKLIYLNLSNNTFTGFENSTKHGLSLMALLASNNNFTGKIPSLICDLRFVFILDLSNNNFNGSIPRCLGNLNYTLTDLNLGQNHLHGGLPENIFGNLRALDVGHNQLTGKLPRSLIRFSSLEVLNVESNFFNDTFPFWLSFLPELKILVLRSNAFYGTIHHTSFPKLQIIDISHNHFNGALPSHYFVKWSAMSSLGSIYYQPDEMYMGDSYYHDSVVLMNKGIEMELVRILKIYTALDFSGNKFEGEIPRSIGLLKELLVLNLSNNAFTGHIPSSMGNLTALESLHVSQNQLSGEIPQELGELSFLSYMNFSHNKLTGLVPGGTQFRRLNCTSFEDNPELSGPSLDEICRDIHTPTPHEPSEEEEEEEEEVLSWKAAVIGFIPGIAFGWVIGYILFSYKPQWFFMNPFARNKRRISSTTTH, from the coding sequence ATGAAAGGCTATTGGAACTTAACGAGTACCATTTCTCTTACTCTTTCTATACTTTTTTTATTCGGCTACAGTTATGAGGACGTGTCTGCGGTTCCAACTACGCACTTGTGTCGTCCAGATCAAAGGGATGCACTTCTTCAGTTCAAGAACGAGTTTGAGGTTCTAAACTCTTCCTTTGCTTATGATTGTTATTTAGATGATTATATAGTAAAGCGTCATCCAAAAACGGAATCATGGCGGAATAACAGCGACTGTTGTACTTGGGAGGGTATCACGTGCAACGTCAAGTCCGGTGAAGTGATCGAGCTAGACCTTAGTTGCAGCTACCTAGGTGGCAGGTTTCATTCCAATAGCAGTCTTCAAAACCTTCATTCTCTCACCACCCTAGACCTTTCAAGTAATCGTTTTAGTGGTCAAATCATGTCTTCTATCAGAAACCTTTCTCATATCACCTCTCTCGACCTTTCAGAAAATGTTTTCAGCGAGTTCATTCTTTCTTCGATTGTAGACCTTTCGTATCTCACCTATCTCGATCTTTCATGGAACTTTCTTTCTGGTCAGATTCCATCTTCGATTGGAAATCTTTCTCATCTCACTTCTCTTGACCTTTCTGGGAACAATATTGTTGGTGAAATCCCATCTTCTTTTGGCAATCTAAACCATCTGACCAGCTTAGATGTTGCTGTAAATAGGCTCAATGGAAGCTTTCCCATTGCACTACTAAATTTGACGAAGTTGTCATCTTTAGAACTCTATTACAATCAGTTCACAGGAACAATTCCTCATAACATCACTTCACTATCCAAATTGACGACCTTTTATGCAAGTAACAATGCTTTCACTGGAACCctgccttcttctctcttcaccATTCCTTCTATTGATTACGTTAATTTGTCTGATAACCAACTCAACGGTAATCTTGAGCTTGGGAATATATCTTCACCACCTAAGCTACGAGTGTTAGTCGTTGGCAATAACAAGTTGAGAGGGCTGATTCCGGGCACGATATCTAAATTTACCAACCTTGTCAGACTTGACCTTTCCCGTTACACAACACAAGGTCAAGTTGACTTTAGTATCTTCTCACATCTCAAGTGGCTCAAACTTCTTGATCTATCCGATTTGAACGCGACCACTACGATTGACATGAATGATTTCTTGTCATATTTTAAGAGGCTCGGTGTGTTGGATCTCTCAGGCAACCATGTTTCAGCCACAAACAAGAGTCCAATTTCAGATCCCTCTTCTTTGTATCAGTTGTACTTGTCAGGCTGCGGTATCACCGAGCTCCCGGAGTTTGTAAGATTGCAAAATATGGAGAAGCTagacatttctaacaataaAATCAAAGGACAAGTGCCTGGCTGGTTATGGAAGATACCAAAGCTGATTTACCTGAATCTTTCCAACAACACCTTCACTGGCTTCGAAAACTCAACGAAACATGGGCTATCTTTAATGGCCTTGTTAGCCTCCAACAACAATTTCACGGGAAAGATTCCCtctttaatatgtgatttgcgCTTTGTATTCATTCTTGATTTATCAAACAACAACTTCAATGGTTCAATCCCTCGTTGTCTGGGAAATCTCAACTATACTCTTACAGATCTAAACCTTGGTCAAAATCATCTTCATGGAGGTCTTCCGGAGAATATATTTGGAAACTTAAGAGCGCTTGACGTCGGTCATAACCAACTTACGGGAAAGCTTCCAAGATCTTTGATCCGGTTCTCTAGTCTTGAAGTTCTGAACGTGGAAAGCAACTTCTTCAATGATACGTTTCCATTTTGGTTGAGTTTTCTACCAGAGTTAAAAATTCTTGTGTTACGCTCCAATGCCTTCTATGGAACGATACATCATACTTCGTTCCCTAAATTGCAAATCATCGACATATCGCACAATCACTTCAATGGAGCTTTGCCTTCACACTACTTTGTGAAGTGGAGTGCTATGTCATCACTTGGGTCAATTTATTATCAGCCTGATGAAATGTACATGGGAGATTCATATTACCATGATTCAGTGGTGTTGATGAATAAAGGTATAGAGATGGAGCTTGTACGTATCCTAAAGATCTACACAGCACTCGACTTTTCAGGGAACAAATTTGAAGGAGAGATCCCAAGGTCCATTGGTCTATTAAAAGAGCTTCTTGTGCTCAACTTGTCGAACAATGCTTTCACTGGCCACATCCCTTCATCTATGGGAAACTTGACAGCTCTTGAGTCATTGCACGTTTCCCAAAACCAGCTTTCAGGAGAAATTCCGCAAGAGCTAGGGGAACTCTCATTCCTTTCGTACATGAACTTCTCTCATAACAAGCTTACAGGTCTAGTACCAGGAGGCACTCAGTTTCGAAGGCTGAACTGCACTTCTTTTGAGGATAATCCGGAACTTTCTGGCCCTTCTCTTGACGAAATTTGCAGAGATATTCACACGCCAACACCGCATGAACCgtcggaagaagaagaagaagaagaggaagaggtgtTGAGTTGGAAAGCAGCTGTAATAGGATTCATACCTGGTATTGCCTTTGGATGGGTGATTGGATATATACTTTTTTCCTACAAACCACAGTGGTTCTTCATGAACCCTTTTGCCCGAAACAAGCGCAGAATCAGCAGCACCACTACTCATTAA
- the LOC106382279 gene encoding cytosolic endo-beta-N-acetylglucosaminidase 2-like gives METLKRCWGLSSRNGMKVKLPAKEMLATKESALMYAERLVELATSLGFDGWLMSFINIENEIDEEQIPNLKEFVSHLTKVLHSSTLGALVIWYDSVTVSGDLKWQDHLNEKNKPFFDLCDGIFMNYTWKESYPNLSAEVAGDRKYDVYMGIDVFGRGSFGGGQWTVDTSLDLLKRNNVSAAIFAPGWVYETAQPPNFHTAQNKWWSLVEKSWGIVQTYPQILPFYSDFNQPLLEFKEDKF, from the exons ATGGAAACGTTAAAAAGGTGTTGGGGACTTTCATCACGGAATGGGATGAAGGTAAAGCTACCTGCAAAGGAGATGCTTGCCACTAAGGAGTCTGCTCTGATGTATGCTGAGCGTTTGGTTGAGCTTGCTACTTCTCTAGGTTTTGATGGTTGGCTGATGAGTTTT ATTAATATAGAGAACGAAATAGATGAAGAACAGATTCCTAATTTGAAGGAATTCGTAAGCCATCTAACAAAAGTCTTGCATTCATCTACTCTTGGGGCTTTGGTTATATG GTACGACAGTGTCACTGTTTCTGGCGATCTCAAATGGCAAGATCATTTGAATGAGAAGAATAAACCTTTCTTTGACTTGTGTGATGGAATCTTCATGAACTATACATGGAAG GAGAGCTACCCCAACCTATCAGCTGAAGTTGCTGGGGACAGAAAATACGATGTCTACATGGGGATTGATGTCTTCGGTCGCGGATCCTTTGGTGGTGGGCAATGGACT GTTGATACTTCTCTTGATTTGCTGAAGAGAAACAATGTATCAGCTGCCATTTTCGCTCCCGGATGGGTATATGAGACTGCACAACCTCCTAATTTTCATACAGCTCAGAATAA ATGGTGGTCACTTGTTGAGAAGTCATGGGGAATAGTCCAAACATATCCACAAATCTTGCCTTTTTACTCGGATTTCAATCAG CCACTCCTAGAGTTCAAGGAAGACAAGTTCTAA